AAAGAGTTATCATTTGGGATCATTGATGAATTGAACGTTCAATTAAACGATGTTAAAAACGTTTGTGGAATTCAATTAGGGCTCAAAAATTCACAAAATGATATCAATTTCTTTGCAGTACAAAGTTCAACAGATGGATCACAATATTCTGATCCAATAGTTTTTGCAAACACAGGATTCAGCGGCGAGTTACCAGAAATGTACATATACCCAAATTCAGTTGAAGCCAAATTCTTAAAATTAGTGCCTCTTGGAGGCACATTGGAAAAAGGCTTGGGAATCACGGACTTTAAATTATTCGGTCCGTAATTCCTAACGTAATTGTTTAAGAAATAATCTTTTTTTTTAATTTTAATTCTCATATCTGAATAATAAAATCAATTTCTACTGGAGAATTTAGTGGCAGACTATTCACCCCTACAGCTACTCTTGAGTGCCGCCCTAGATCTCCAAACACCTCAATAAGGAAATCTGAAGCTCCATTAATGACTTTTGGATGATCCGTGAAAGCATCATCACAGTTAACATAACCTGTGATTTTGACTATTCTTTTTACTTTATCTAAGTCACCAATTAGGCCCTTAACAATAGAGAAAGCATTTAAACAACAAATTTTACAAGCTAGTTGAGCATCCTCGATTGTAATTTGTTTGCCTACTTTGCCTCTAAATTTTAGGTCGTTTGATGGCGAATTTACATCAATTGGAAGTTGACCTGAAATAAAAACTAGATCGTTGACATTTACTATTGGGACGTACGAACCTAATGCTTTTGGTTTCCCAATTGGAATAACAAGATTTAAAGACTCTATTTTTTTCTCTGGTGTCATGTTTGGATATTCCATGATTAGAATTAAAAGGTTAACTTTTGCATTCAGTAACCTTTTTAATATCTTTGACTTTTGTTGTAAATATGTCAAAGGAGGGCGACCTTCCAAAACTTCCGATCAAAAAAAGGAAAATAGGTACTATAGGTGCCTCTCTTATTGTTATGGGCTTATCATTGTTATTTATCTACATATTGTGGGCATCCTTTGGCTATATTGGCCCTTCGTTCTCGTCTGATGTTTTAAATTTGCAACAATCAACTTTAAGAGCCCAATTTCACTTACCGGAAGAACCAGTTATCACAGATCCTACGGTATTACAAACTCCACCATCTCTTCGCCCATTTTTGACAGACAATGCAACTAGTGGTTCGACCAATGCAACTAGTGGTTCGACCAATGCAACTAGTGGTTCGACCAATGCAACTAGTGGTTCGACCAATGCAACTAGTGGTTCGACCAATGCAACTAGTGGTTCGACCAATGCAACTGATCAAGCTTCAGATAATACGCAAGTATCAATAGTTCCAGGAGCATCTACTTTGACCGATACGGCATTCAGTCCAAGTTCTATCGAAGTTACTGTTGGTCAAACAGTAGTATGGACAAACGATGATTCTGCATTCCATACAGTAACATCTGGAACTGCCGGTGCAGCAGACGCAGGTAAGGAATTTGATTCGGGTCTAAAGGGTCCAACAGCTCTGACTAGTAAGGGGAAAACTTTTGAGCATACGTTCGATAGAATTGGCGATTATCCTTATTTTTGTACCTTACATCCAGCAATGGTTGGCAATGTGATAGTGAAGTAAAACTAAAGGCATCTAATTTGTCTGTCTTCGTCGATGAAATTAATAACGTAGATGTTTCCATTATATTTGTTTAATTTCATAGTGGGTTCAAACAATTATCTTTCCTCCAAATGCAGATAAGAACATCAATGATAAACGCCACCAGAACAGAGATCTCAACATGAATTCGAAAAGGGAGCAAAAGAAAAGGAAATCGTTGAACGTGAAATTCTAATCGCGTGTTTCTTGCCAATCTGTGACTAAAGATCTGTTATTTTATCTAATTGTGGTATTTTCAGTATAGTGTAAGAAAGGTTGATCAATACATAATAAATATAATCAAGTATCTTCAGAGTCATGGATAATCGTTTTGACAATGCAAAACCCAATTCGTTGATCAAAGAAAATAGTCCTTATCTATTACAACATGCTTATAATCCAGTTAACTGGTTGGCTTGGAATGACGATTCCATCAATTTGGCAAAAAAAGAAGACAAACCAATCTTTCTCAGCATAGGATATAGTTCATGCCATTGGTGTCATGTGATGGCACATGAGTCATTTGAAGATACCGAAGTTGCAAAAACCATGAATGAAAAATTTATTAACATAAAGGTCGACAGAGAGGAAAGACCAGATATAGATGACATATATCAAAGGGCATGCCAACTAGTAAATGGTAATGGGGGATGGCCATTATCGGTATTTTTGACTCCTGATCTCAAGCCATTTTATGTCGGTACATATTTTCCAAAAGATAGCAGATATGGTATGCCCGGTTTTACTGAGATTTTAAATCAACTTTCTCAGGCCTATACACATAAAAAAAGCGACATAAATAAGACCACCTCGGAATTTGTAGGAGCGCTGATAAACACATCAAAAGATATATTGAATAACAAAACTGTAGAAATTGACAAGACAGTTCTAGACGAATCTGCATTGAATTTATTGCAAATGGCAGACTTTATTCATGGAGGTTTTGGAATCTCCCCTAAATTTCCTAACGTATCTAACTTATTATTTTTACTTCGTTACTATGATATATCGAGTATTGAAAAATTCAAGGACTTTGTAATCTTAACATGTGAAAAAATGATCTTTGGAGGGATACACGATCACCTAGGAGGTGGGTTCTCAAGATATTCAACCGATCAAAAATGGTTAGTACCGCACTTTGAAAAAATGTTGTATGATAATGCATTATTGGTTATTTTGTTTTCTGAAATGTATCAAATCACTAAGGAAAAAATATTTAGAGATACTGTTGAGAAAACCTTGGATTATATTTTACGTGTGCTTACAAATAAGGAAGGAATTTTCTTTTCAGCTGAAGATGCAGATTCTGACGGAGAAGAGGGAAAATTTTATGTATGGTCTAAAAGAGAGGTCACCTCAATTATTCAAAGTCCTTTACACCAAAATATCTTCTGCGAATACTTTAACATAACAGAGGTAGGGAATTTCGAAGGGAACAACATACTAAATATCAGAACCTCAGTTGAACATCTAGCAAGAAAGTATGGATTAGATGTGAAGGAGGTTAATAACATTATAGCTGTGAATTCTACAAAGCTTTTTGATATCAGAGAGAAAAGGATAAAGCCTCAAAAAGATGATAAAACAATTTTATCGTGGAATGCGCTATCCAT
This Candidatus Nitrosocosmicus oleophilus DNA region includes the following protein-coding sequences:
- a CDS encoding RidA family protein, translated to MTYLQQKSKILKRLLNAKVNLLILIMEYPNMTPEKKIESLNLVIPIGKPKALGSYVPIVNVNDLVFISGQLPIDVNSPSNDLKFRGKVGKQITIEDAQLACKICCLNAFSIVKGLIGDLDKVKRIVKITGYVNCDDAFTDHPKVINGASDFLIEVFGDLGRHSRVAVGVNSLPLNSPVEIDFIIQI
- a CDS encoding thioredoxin domain-containing protein, encoding MDNRFDNAKPNSLIKENSPYLLQHAYNPVNWLAWNDDSINLAKKEDKPIFLSIGYSSCHWCHVMAHESFEDTEVAKTMNEKFINIKVDREERPDIDDIYQRACQLVNGNGGWPLSVFLTPDLKPFYVGTYFPKDSRYGMPGFTEILNQLSQAYTHKKSDINKTTSEFVGALINTSKDILNNKTVEIDKTVLDESALNLLQMADFIHGGFGISPKFPNVSNLLFLLRYYDISSIEKFKDFVILTCEKMIFGGIHDHLGGGFSRYSTDQKWLVPHFEKMLYDNALLVILFSEMYQITKEKIFRDTVEKTLDYILRVLTNKEGIFFSAEDADSDGEEGKFYVWSKREVTSIIQSPLHQNIFCEYFNITEVGNFEGNNILNIRTSVEHLARKYGLDVKEVNNIIAVNSTKLFDIREKRIKPQKDDKTILSWNALSISAFVKGYKITGKEAYLKTALTAVDVIETKLKSKEGYLYRIYKQGKAKILAYLDDYAFYINSLLDLFEVKTDPRFVELASYYTDILIKHFWDEQENNFYYSSDLHESILTRTKVLYDLALPSGNSVSISNLIRLYHITGKNNYLEIAEKMMKGSISSALDNPFGFGWLLSSTYLYVKKPTEITIFSKDDKSDMIDEINKMYIPNGIFSILHEDNLSETLDQYNLFKNKSLIKEKPASDFAIICKDFTCSPPLTDLKKIKDILSSNSSKERIK
- a CDS encoding cupredoxin domain-containing protein, whose product is MSKEGDLPKLPIKKRKIGTIGASLIVMGLSLLFIYILWASFGYIGPSFSSDVLNLQQSTLRAQFHLPEEPVITDPTVLQTPPSLRPFLTDNATSGSTNATSGSTNATSGSTNATSGSTNATSGSTNATSGSTNATDQASDNTQVSIVPGASTLTDTAFSPSSIEVTVGQTVVWTNDDSAFHTVTSGTAGAADAGKEFDSGLKGPTALTSKGKTFEHTFDRIGDYPYFCTLHPAMVGNVIVK